One segment of Alnus glutinosa chromosome 2, dhAlnGlut1.1, whole genome shotgun sequence DNA contains the following:
- the LOC133860581 gene encoding UDP-glycosyltransferase 90A1-like has protein sequence MEEIQAELRAERERNDALEQHMRQFDAMEQRMRQFEVFMSSMEVSQPCLGAQSSPANVAFGSQAEISPAQLKEIATGLEESNVNFLWVIRKSESEISEGGFLATAGGILFWRPYACAGVPILAWPMLAEQPLNARMVAEEIKVGLRVETVDGSVRGFVKWEGLEKMVKELMKGEMGKEVRKKVKEFAVMAKKAMDDGGSSSLTMDLLIDELHIKTGLV, from the exons ATGGAAGAAATCCAAGCGGAGCTACGGGCTGagcgagagaggaatgacgcgTTGGAGCAGCACATGCGACAGTTCGacgccatggagcagcgcatgcgacaattcgaggtcttcatgtcctcaatGGAAGTATCACAACCATGTCTTGGTGCTCAATCTTCACCTGcaaacgtag CCTTTGGATCTCAGGCGGAGATTTCCCCTGCACAACTCAAAGAAATAGCAACTGGGTTGGAAGAATCCAATGTCAACTTCTTGTGGGTGATAAGAAAGAGCGAGTCGGAGATTTCGGAGGG GGGTTTCTTAGCCACTGCGGGTGGAATTCTGTTTTGGAGACCATATGCATGTGCCGGAGTGCCAATCCTGGCGTGGCCCATGCTGGCAGAGCAACCTTTGAATGCGAGAATGGTGGCGGAGGAGATAAAGGTGGGGCTGAGGGTTGAGACCGTTGATGGTTCAGTGAGAGGGTTTGTGAAGTGGGAGGGGTTAGAGAAAATGGTGAAGGAGTTGATGAAGGGAGAGATGGGGAAGGAGGTGAGGAAGAAGGTGAAGGAGTTTGCCGTGATGGCCAAGAAGGCTATGGACGACGGTGGATCGTCCTCCCTCACGATGGACTTACTCATTGATGAGCTACACATTAAGACAGGCCTTGTGTAA